In one window of Mesorhizobium sp. B2-1-1 DNA:
- the nuoN gene encoding NADH-quinone oxidoreductase subunit NuoN, translating into MTPDLLSSLSLSTPELILAIGALALLMVGAYSRANTANTVTGLAVAVLVISGAWLIFSTGQGSAYGNAFIQDSFARFMKLLALVGSAVTLIMSMRFARAERFDKFEYPVLILLCTLGMMLMISANGMIGLYLGLELQSLAIYVLCAINRENLRSTEAGLKYFVLGALSSGMLLYGISLVYGYTGNTGFQEIATALGGGERQLGLVFGLVFVLAGLAFKISAVPFHMWTPDVYEGAPTPVTAFLAAAPKMAAMALIVRVTMGAFKPIASDWQQIIVFISIASMALGSFAAIGQTNIKRLMAYSSIGHMGYALVGLAANSQAGVRGVAIYMLIYLVMTLGTFAFILAMRRKEGNVEQISDLAGLSSTNPIMATILTILMFSLAGIPPLAGFWGKWYVFLAAINANLYALAIIGVLASVVGAYYYLRIIKIMWFDEPVGGFVPMASELRLVLGVSGAFVLFYVLIGGPIGTYAEAAAKTFF; encoded by the coding sequence ATGACGCCGGACCTTCTCTCCAGCCTGTCGCTCTCGACGCCCGAGCTGATCCTTGCCATCGGCGCGCTCGCGCTGCTGATGGTCGGGGCCTATTCGCGCGCCAACACCGCCAACACCGTGACCGGCCTTGCCGTTGCCGTGCTGGTGATATCGGGCGCCTGGCTGATCTTCTCCACCGGGCAGGGCAGCGCCTACGGCAATGCCTTCATCCAGGATTCCTTTGCCCGCTTCATGAAGCTGCTGGCGCTGGTGGGCTCGGCGGTGACGCTGATCATGTCGATGCGCTTCGCCAGGGCGGAGCGGTTCGACAAGTTCGAATATCCGGTGCTGATCCTTCTGTGCACGCTCGGCATGATGCTGATGATCTCCGCCAACGGCATGATCGGGCTCTATCTCGGCCTCGAGCTTCAGTCGCTGGCGATCTATGTCTTGTGCGCGATCAACCGCGAGAACCTGCGCTCGACCGAGGCGGGCCTGAAGTACTTCGTCCTCGGCGCGCTGTCGTCGGGCATGCTGCTCTATGGCATCAGCCTGGTCTATGGTTATACCGGCAACACCGGGTTCCAGGAGATCGCGACGGCGCTGGGCGGCGGAGAGCGCCAGCTTGGCCTCGTCTTCGGCCTGGTCTTCGTGCTGGCCGGCCTCGCCTTCAAGATCTCGGCGGTGCCGTTCCACATGTGGACGCCCGACGTCTATGAGGGTGCGCCGACACCGGTGACGGCTTTCCTGGCGGCGGCACCCAAAATGGCGGCTATGGCGCTGATCGTGCGCGTCACCATGGGCGCGTTCAAGCCGATCGCTTCCGACTGGCAGCAGATCATCGTCTTCATCTCCATCGCCTCGATGGCGCTCGGCTCTTTCGCGGCGATCGGCCAGACCAACATCAAGCGCCTGATGGCCTACTCCTCGATCGGCCACATGGGCTACGCGCTGGTTGGCCTTGCCGCCAACAGCCAGGCCGGCGTGCGCGGCGTCGCGATCTACATGCTGATCTATCTGGTGATGACGCTCGGCACCTTCGCCTTCATTCTCGCCATGCGGCGCAAGGAAGGCAATGTCGAGCAGATCAGCGACCTGGCAGGCCTGTCCTCGACCAACCCGATCATGGCGACGATCCTGACCATCCTGATGTTCTCGCTGGCCGGCATCCCGCCGCTCGCCGGCTTCTGGGGGAAGTGGTACGTCTTTCTCGCCGCCATCAATGCCAACCTCTACGCGCTGGCGATCATCGGCGTGCTGGCCTCGGTAGTGGGCGCCTATTATTACCTGCGCATCATCAAGATCATGTGGTTCGACGAACCGGTCGGCGGCTTCGTGCCGATGGCCAGTGAATTGCGCCTCGTACTCGGTGTCTCCGGCGCTTTCGTGCTGTTCTATGTGCTGATCGGCGGTCCGATCGGCACCTATGCCGAAGCCGCCGCCAAGACATTCTTCTGA
- a CDS encoding biotin--[acetyl-CoA-carboxylase] ligase, translating into MAFRLAPTSASEGFRLEAHDSVGSTNALALDHARAGDPGRLWVVSKKQESGRGRRGRVWATPEGNLAATLLVLTGGELRLAATLGFVAGLALADALDAVVPAGRIAIGLDGGNEGKNRFELKWPNDVLASGAKLAGILLESAMLDGGRFAVAVGIGVNVVAYPEDLPYPATSLHALGAACDAETLFLALSDAWSENARLWDDGRGLAAVRRRWLARAAGLGGEVAVRIDGNVVRGVFETIDEDCRFVIRDDEGSVLTIAAGDVHFGAVASARV; encoded by the coding sequence ATGGCATTTCGGCTGGCTCCAACCTCGGCGTCGGAAGGATTCCGGCTGGAGGCGCATGACAGCGTCGGCTCCACCAATGCGCTGGCGCTGGATCACGCCCGGGCCGGCGACCCCGGCAGATTGTGGGTCGTTTCCAAGAAACAGGAAAGCGGGCGCGGGCGGCGCGGCCGCGTCTGGGCGACACCCGAGGGCAATCTGGCGGCGACGCTGCTCGTCCTCACCGGGGGCGAGCTTCGCCTCGCCGCGACGCTCGGTTTCGTCGCCGGCCTGGCGCTGGCCGATGCGCTCGACGCCGTGGTGCCGGCGGGCCGGATCGCCATCGGCCTCGACGGCGGCAATGAAGGCAAGAACCGTTTCGAGCTGAAATGGCCGAACGACGTGCTCGCCTCCGGCGCCAAGCTCGCCGGCATCCTGCTGGAATCGGCCATGCTGGACGGCGGCCGTTTCGCGGTGGCGGTCGGCATCGGCGTCAATGTTGTGGCGTACCCTGAGGATTTGCCGTATCCCGCGACGTCGCTTCACGCACTGGGTGCGGCATGCGATGCCGAAACGCTGTTCCTGGCGCTGTCGGATGCCTGGAGCGAGAATGCCCGCCTGTGGGACGACGGGCGGGGACTTGCCGCCGTCAGGCGGCGCTGGCTGGCACGCGCGGCAGGGCTTGGCGGCGAGGTTGCTGTCAGAATTGACGGTAATGTGGTGCGCGGGGTGTTCGAGACCATTGACGAGGACTGCCGTTTCGTGATCCGCGACGATGAGGGCTCGGTTTTGACGATCGCCGCCGGCGATGTGCATTTCGGCGCGGTCGCATCCGCCCGGGTATAG
- a CDS encoding ribonuclease J produces MAKAENAELVFVPLGGVGEIGMNFALYGYGPPSAREWIVIDVGVTFPDAAHPGVDLILPDTRFIEENIANLRGIVITHAHEDHYGALLDIWPRLKAPVWMTPFSAGLLEAKRQGEQGAPKIPLTIYRAGEKFTVGPFEIEAIPVAHSIPEPMSLAITSPAGTVIHTGDWKIDPAPTIGPKTDEARFRAYGDKGVLALVCDSTNAMREGESPSEVAVGEGLKGVIQAAKGRVAVTTFSSNVGRIVSIAKAARDAGRQCLVLGRSLKRVIDVAGELGYMDGLPEFIAEEDFGFIPRENLVVICTGSQGEPLAALAKLSRDEMKSVSLTAGDTVVFSSRTIPGNEKAILEIKNRLVDLGIKIIEDGDALVHVSGHPRRSELRKMYEWVRPQIGVPVHGEAAHLVAQGSLMSTSGIGQVAQVRDGDMLRLAPGPATIIDQVPFGRIYKDGRLIGTDQAMGIRDRRKLSFAGHVAVNVVLDEKYELAGDPDLVAIGVAEADARGETLEDLMIDAAIGAVDSIPRQRRKDLDLVQEAVRRAVRGAANEAWGKKPLVTVFVTR; encoded by the coding sequence ATGGCGAAAGCGGAAAACGCCGAACTCGTCTTCGTGCCGCTGGGCGGCGTCGGCGAGATCGGTATGAACTTCGCTCTCTACGGCTATGGTCCGCCGAGCGCGCGCGAATGGATCGTCATCGACGTCGGCGTCACCTTTCCCGACGCGGCGCATCCGGGCGTCGACCTGATCCTGCCCGACACGCGCTTCATCGAAGAGAACATCGCCAATTTGCGCGGTATCGTGATCACCCACGCGCATGAGGACCACTATGGCGCGCTGCTGGATATCTGGCCGAGGCTCAAGGCGCCGGTGTGGATGACGCCGTTCAGCGCCGGGCTGCTGGAAGCCAAGCGCCAGGGCGAGCAGGGCGCGCCGAAGATCCCGCTGACCATCTACCGCGCGGGCGAAAAATTCACTGTCGGTCCGTTCGAAATCGAGGCGATCCCGGTCGCGCATTCGATTCCCGAACCGATGTCGCTGGCCATCACCTCGCCGGCAGGCACCGTCATCCACACCGGCGACTGGAAGATCGACCCGGCGCCGACGATCGGACCCAAGACCGACGAAGCACGGTTCCGCGCCTATGGCGACAAGGGCGTGCTGGCGCTGGTCTGCGATTCGACCAATGCTATGCGCGAAGGCGAATCGCCATCGGAAGTCGCGGTCGGCGAGGGGCTGAAAGGGGTTATCCAGGCCGCCAAGGGCCGCGTCGCCGTCACCACCTTCTCGTCCAATGTCGGCCGTATCGTTTCCATCGCCAAGGCGGCGCGCGATGCCGGCCGTCAGTGCCTGGTGCTCGGCCGGTCGCTGAAGCGCGTCATCGATGTCGCCGGCGAACTCGGCTACATGGACGGTCTGCCGGAGTTCATCGCCGAGGAGGATTTCGGCTTCATTCCGCGCGAAAACCTGGTCGTCATCTGCACCGGCAGCCAGGGCGAGCCGCTGGCGGCGCTTGCCAAGCTCTCGCGCGACGAGATGAAGTCGGTGTCGCTGACGGCCGGCGACACGGTGGTGTTTTCCTCGCGCACCATTCCCGGCAACGAGAAGGCGATCCTCGAAATTAAGAACCGCCTCGTCGATCTCGGCATCAAGATCATCGAGGACGGCGATGCGCTGGTTCATGTCTCCGGCCATCCGCGGCGCAGCGAATTGCGCAAGATGTATGAATGGGTACGGCCGCAGATCGGCGTTCCAGTGCATGGCGAGGCCGCGCATCTGGTGGCGCAGGGCTCGCTGATGTCGACGTCGGGCATCGGCCAGGTGGCGCAGGTGCGCGACGGCGACATGCTGCGGCTTGCTCCCGGCCCTGCCACGATCATCGACCAGGTGCCGTTCGGCCGCATCTACAAGGACGGCAGGTTGATCGGCACCGACCAGGCGATGGGCATTCGCGACCGTCGCAAACTGTCCTTTGCCGGCCATGTCGCGGTCAATGTGGTGCTGGACGAGAAGTATGAGCTCGCCGGCGATCCCGATCTGGTCGCAATCGGCGTCGCCGAGGCCGACGCCAGAGGCGAGACGCTGGAGGACCTGATGATCGATGCGGCAATCGGCGCGGTGGACTCCATCCCCCGTCAGCGCCGAAAAGACCTCGATCTGGTGCAGGAGGCGGTACGCCGTGCCGTACGTGGCGCCGCCAACGAAGCCTGGGGCAAGAAACCGCTGGTGACTGTATTTGTCACGCGGTGA
- the mce gene encoding methylmalonyl-CoA epimerase: MLGRLNHVALAVPDLAAAVACYRDTLGAEVSEPQALPGHGVTVVFVNVGNTKIELLEPLGEGSPIAAFLEKNPSGGMHHLCYEVDDILTARDRLQAAGARVLGDGKPKTGAHGKPVLFLHPKDFFGTLIELEQP; this comes from the coding sequence ATGCTTGGACGCCTGAACCATGTCGCGCTTGCGGTGCCGGATCTGGCTGCGGCTGTCGCTTGCTATCGCGACACGCTAGGCGCCGAAGTGAGCGAACCACAGGCGCTGCCCGGGCATGGCGTCACCGTGGTGTTCGTCAATGTCGGCAACACCAAGATCGAGTTGCTGGAGCCGCTCGGCGAGGGTTCGCCGATCGCGGCTTTCCTCGAGAAGAACCCGTCGGGCGGCATGCACCATCTCTGCTATGAGGTCGACGATATCCTTACCGCGCGGGACCGGCTCCAGGCGGCCGGCGCCCGGGTTCTGGGCGACGGCAAGCCGAAGACCGGCGCGCATGGCAAGCCTGTGCTGTTCCTGCATCCGAAGGATTTCTTCGGCACGCTGATCGAACTGGAGCAACCATGA
- a CDS encoding DUF1467 family protein, translating into MSWVSFTALFFATWWVVLFAVLPFSVRTQDDDRDVTLGTVPSAPRGPHMLRAVIRTTVATAVLMGIFYGLTHGLGYSLNDIPHIVPEFGQATAK; encoded by the coding sequence ATGAGCTGGGTTTCGTTCACCGCACTGTTTTTCGCGACCTGGTGGGTGGTGCTGTTTGCCGTTCTGCCGTTCAGCGTCAGGACGCAGGATGACGATCGTGACGTGACGCTGGGCACGGTGCCTAGCGCGCCGCGCGGACCACATATGCTGCGTGCGGTGATCCGCACCACCGTCGCCACGGCGGTGCTCATGGGCATTTTCTACGGCCTGACGCACGGGCTGGGATATAGCCTCAACGACATCCCGCACATCGTGCCGGAATTCGGCCAGGCCACGGCAAAATAG
- the proS gene encoding proline--tRNA ligase: protein MRLSRYFLPILKENPREAEIVSHRLMLRAGMIRQQGQGSFSWLPLGKRVLDKVCQIIREEQNRAGALEILMPTIQSADLWRESGRYNDYGKEMLRIKDRQDRDMLYGPTNEEMVTEIFRAYVKSYKDLPLNLYHIQWKFRDEVRPRFGVMRSREFLMKDAYSFDLDFEGARAAYNRMFVSYLRTFTRMGLQAIPMRADTGPIGGDLSHEFIILADTGESQVFCHRDYLSLGVPGANTDFSNDAEISGIVKTWTTPYAATDEMHDEAAWAEVPDSDKVSARGIEVGHIFHFGEKYSKPMGAKVTGPDGKDHFASGGSYGIGPSRLVAAIIEASHDENGIIWPEAVAPFDIGLINMKAGDADCDRVCDELNAAFTAAGKDVLYDDTDQRPGGKFATADLIGLPWQVIVGPRGVAAGEVEIKNRKTGERVTLPIADAKKRFGAAA from the coding sequence ATGCGTTTGTCGCGCTATTTCCTGCCCATCCTCAAAGAGAATCCGCGCGAGGCGGAGATCGTCTCGCATCGGCTGATGCTGCGCGCCGGCATGATCCGCCAGCAGGGGCAGGGCAGTTTTTCCTGGCTGCCGCTGGGCAAACGGGTCCTGGACAAGGTCTGCCAGATCATCCGCGAGGAACAGAACCGCGCCGGCGCGCTGGAAATCCTGATGCCGACCATCCAGTCGGCCGACCTTTGGCGCGAAAGCGGCCGCTATAACGACTACGGCAAGGAGATGTTGCGCATCAAGGACCGCCAGGACCGCGACATGCTTTACGGCCCGACCAACGAGGAAATGGTCACCGAGATCTTCCGCGCCTATGTAAAGTCCTACAAGGACTTGCCGCTCAACCTCTACCACATCCAGTGGAAGTTCCGCGACGAGGTGCGGCCGCGCTTCGGCGTCATGCGGAGCCGGGAATTCCTGATGAAGGATGCCTACTCCTTCGATCTCGACTTCGAAGGCGCGAGAGCCGCCTACAACAGGATGTTCGTGTCCTATCTCCGGACCTTCACCCGCATGGGCCTACAGGCGATCCCGATGCGGGCCGACACCGGTCCGATCGGCGGCGATCTCAGCCATGAATTCATCATCCTGGCCGACACCGGCGAGAGCCAGGTGTTCTGCCATCGCGATTATCTGTCGCTCGGCGTGCCCGGAGCCAACACCGATTTCTCCAACGACGCCGAGATATCAGGCATCGTCAAGACCTGGACGACGCCTTACGCCGCGACCGACGAAATGCATGACGAAGCGGCCTGGGCTGAGGTTCCCGACAGCGACAAGGTTTCGGCGCGCGGCATCGAAGTCGGCCATATCTTCCATTTCGGCGAGAAATACTCCAAGCCGATGGGCGCCAAGGTGACCGGGCCCGACGGCAAGGATCATTTCGCTTCCGGCGGTTCCTACGGCATCGGCCCGTCGCGGCTGGTTGCGGCGATCATCGAAGCCAGCCATGACGAGAACGGCATCATCTGGCCGGAAGCGGTGGCGCCGTTCGACATCGGCCTGATCAACATGAAAGCCGGCGATGCCGATTGCGACCGTGTCTGCGATGAACTCAACGCAGCTTTCACTGCCGCCGGCAAGGATGTGCTCTATGACGACACCGACCAGCGGCCGGGCGGCAAGTTCGCCACCGCCGACCTGATCGGCCTGCCCTGGCAGGTGATCGTCGGACCGCGCGGCGTGGCCGCCGGCGAGGTCGAGATCAAGAACCGCAAGACCGGCGAGCGCGTGACGCTGCCGATCGCCGATGCGAAAAAACGCTTCGGTGCCGCCGCATGA
- a CDS encoding lipoprotein-releasing ABC transporter permease subunit, whose protein sequence is MSEAAAARPAGAGPFSIFERTVAWRYLRSRRKETVISVIASISFLGIMLGVATLIVVMAVMNGFRAELLTRILGVNGHLIVQPLDSPLEDYAQVAGRINGVAGVKYAIPLIDGQVLAQGNVGGGSGALVRGIRGEDLGKIAIVANNIKQGSIADFDTGEGVAIGKRMAENLGLALGDTITLISPDGDVTPLGTTPRMKGYKIAAIFEVGMSEYDASIVYMPFSEAQLYFNMDGRAQTIEIYVDNPDDVDALKPKVEEAAQRPIDLVDWRQRNETFFSALQVERNVMFMILTLIVLVAALNIISGLVMLVKDKGHDIAILRTMGASRGAILRIFLMTGAAIGVTGTIAGVLLGVVICLNIESIREFFSWMTGKVLFNPELYFLSQLPAKMDPRETTYVVIMALGLSFLATLFPAWRAARLDPVEALRYE, encoded by the coding sequence ATGAGCGAGGCGGCGGCAGCGAGACCGGCAGGCGCCGGACCGTTTTCCATCTTCGAACGCACGGTGGCGTGGCGCTATCTGCGCTCGCGACGCAAGGAGACGGTGATCTCGGTCATCGCCTCGATCTCCTTCCTCGGCATCATGCTGGGAGTGGCGACGCTGATCGTGGTGATGGCCGTCATGAACGGGTTCAGGGCCGAGCTGCTCACCCGCATCCTCGGCGTAAACGGCCATCTGATCGTGCAGCCGCTGGATTCGCCGCTTGAGGACTATGCGCAGGTCGCCGGCCGCATCAACGGCGTGGCCGGCGTGAAATACGCCATTCCGCTGATCGACGGCCAGGTGCTGGCGCAAGGTAATGTCGGCGGCGGCTCCGGCGCGCTGGTGCGCGGCATCAGGGGCGAGGACCTGGGCAAGATTGCCATCGTCGCCAACAACATCAAGCAGGGCTCGATCGCCGATTTCGACACGGGCGAGGGCGTCGCCATCGGCAAGCGCATGGCGGAGAATCTCGGCCTGGCGCTCGGCGACACGATCACGCTGATCTCGCCGGACGGCGACGTGACGCCGCTCGGCACGACGCCGCGCATGAAAGGCTACAAGATCGCGGCGATCTTCGAAGTCGGCATGTCGGAATATGACGCCTCCATCGTCTACATGCCCTTTTCCGAGGCGCAGCTCTATTTCAACATGGATGGGCGAGCCCAGACGATCGAGATCTATGTCGACAATCCCGATGATGTCGACGCGCTGAAACCGAAGGTGGAAGAGGCGGCGCAGCGACCCATCGACCTCGTCGACTGGCGGCAGCGCAACGAGACCTTCTTTTCCGCCCTGCAGGTGGAGCGCAACGTCATGTTCATGATCCTGACCCTGATCGTTCTGGTGGCGGCGCTCAACATCATCTCCGGGCTGGTCATGCTGGTGAAAGACAAGGGGCACGACATCGCCATCCTGCGCACCATGGGCGCCTCGCGCGGCGCCATCCTGCGCATCTTCCTGATGACGGGCGCGGCGATCGGCGTCACCGGCACCATCGCCGGCGTGCTGCTCGGCGTGGTCATCTGCCTCAACATCGAATCGATCCGCGAGTTCTTTTCCTGGATGACGGGCAAGGTGCTGTTCAATCCGGAGCTCTATTTCCTCAGCCAGTTGCCGGCGAAGATGGATCCGCGCGAGACGACCTATGTCGTCATCATGGCGCTCGGCCTGTCCTTCCTGGCGACGTTGTTTCCGGCATGGCGGGCGGCCCGCCTCGATCCGGTCGAAGCGCTGAGGTACGAATGA
- a CDS encoding ABC transporter ATP-binding protein — protein MAQAIIELKSVERHYVQGPRKLTILNGADFSLKRGEMVALVAPSGTGKSTLLHTAGLLERPDAGDVILSGRACGRLSDDERTSIRRNDVGFVYQFHHLLPEFSALENIMMPQLIKGLPRKEAAERAAQLLDYMQIGKRASHRPSELSGGEQQRVAIARAVANAPLVLLADEPTGNLDPVTASYVFEALEALVRQSGLAALIATHNHQLAARMDRRVTLAEGKVVPL, from the coding sequence ATGGCGCAGGCCATTATCGAGTTGAAGAGCGTCGAGCGGCACTATGTCCAGGGGCCGCGCAAGCTCACCATTCTGAACGGTGCGGACTTCTCGCTGAAGCGCGGCGAGATGGTGGCGCTGGTGGCGCCGTCCGGCACCGGCAAATCGACGCTGCTGCATACGGCAGGGCTCTTGGAACGGCCCGACGCCGGCGACGTGATTCTCTCCGGCCGGGCCTGCGGCCGGCTATCCGATGACGAGCGCACCTCGATCCGCCGCAACGATGTCGGCTTCGTCTACCAGTTCCACCATCTGCTGCCGGAGTTTTCGGCGCTGGAAAACATCATGATGCCGCAGCTCATCAAAGGGCTGCCGCGCAAGGAGGCGGCCGAGCGCGCGGCGCAGCTGCTCGACTACATGCAGATCGGCAAGCGCGCATCGCACCGGCCGTCCGAACTGTCGGGCGGCGAGCAACAGCGCGTGGCAATCGCACGCGCGGTCGCCAATGCGCCGCTGGTGCTGCTGGCGGACGAGCCCACCGGGAATCTCGACCCGGTCACTGCCTCCTATGTGTTCGAGGCGCTGGAGGCATTGGTGCGGCAATCCGGCCTCGCGGCGCTGATCGCCACCCACAATCACCAGCTGGCAGCGCGCATGGACCGGCGCGTCACCCTGGCCGAGGGCAAGGTGGTGCCGCTCTAA
- a CDS encoding site-2 protease family protein, protein MSPIVAAFLVASNLGLIFLLMSVPLGLRTIRLSRTVAADRQRLWQALWPLGSNAGWSGEILSAEMLGEGVVRTRMSWEGRDGLPIERKALLENVVHGRCFSMRVIEDTALDPSFWAHYRETAQLVSIGEATRVTLTQTDRYRGVAFLAFRYFAMRRELAKLDGWARTGRYRKGGWFEHPLSQLGFAALSAFILWPFFGLHRGGLALAAILTSVVALHELGHMAAFRLMGHRRARMIFIPLLGGLAIGGRPYDSRFEVAFVALMGAGFSAFLVPLAMMGSTFASAEGHWLAATLLATLAGCAALFNIANLVPVWKFDGGQVLRQICPGPVALALASFFLLSAFLALGWRAGFSIGFLLAAGAVFAILSLLTAGSGVRPRHELKPIRTADRFVIAGALLAVFVIHGYGVLWASARLI, encoded by the coding sequence GTGTCGCCCATCGTCGCCGCCTTCCTCGTGGCCAGCAATCTAGGGCTGATTTTTCTCCTGATGAGCGTGCCGCTTGGTTTGCGCACAATCAGGCTCAGCCGCACGGTCGCGGCCGACCGGCAGCGTCTGTGGCAGGCGCTGTGGCCGCTCGGGAGCAATGCCGGCTGGTCCGGCGAAATCCTCTCGGCAGAGATGCTGGGCGAGGGAGTGGTCCGCACCAGAATGTCCTGGGAGGGCCGGGACGGCCTGCCGATCGAACGCAAGGCCCTGCTCGAGAATGTCGTGCATGGCAGGTGCTTTTCGATGCGCGTCATCGAGGACACGGCGCTCGATCCGTCTTTCTGGGCGCATTATCGGGAAACCGCGCAGTTGGTCTCGATTGGCGAGGCCACCCGGGTTACGCTCACCCAGACCGACCGTTACCGCGGCGTGGCCTTCCTGGCGTTCCGCTATTTCGCCATGCGCCGCGAACTCGCCAAGCTGGATGGCTGGGCCAGGACAGGGCGGTATCGCAAGGGCGGCTGGTTCGAACATCCGCTGAGTCAGCTCGGCTTCGCCGCTCTCTCGGCATTCATCCTGTGGCCGTTCTTCGGGCTTCACCGCGGCGGGCTTGCTCTGGCCGCGATCCTGACTTCCGTTGTCGCCCTGCACGAGCTCGGCCACATGGCGGCATTCCGCCTGATGGGCCACCGCAGGGCGCGCATGATCTTCATCCCGCTGCTCGGCGGCCTCGCCATTGGCGGCCGGCCCTATGACAGCCGTTTCGAAGTTGCGTTCGTGGCGCTGATGGGCGCCGGGTTCTCTGCTTTCCTGGTGCCGTTGGCGATGATGGGCAGCACGTTTGCAAGCGCGGAAGGGCACTGGCTTGCCGCGACATTGCTGGCGACACTGGCGGGCTGTGCTGCCCTGTTCAACATCGCCAATCTGGTGCCGGTGTGGAAATTCGATGGCGGCCAGGTGCTGCGCCAGATCTGCCCGGGGCCGGTCGCGCTGGCGCTGGCCTCCTTCTTCCTGCTCTCGGCGTTCCTGGCGCTTGGCTGGCGGGCCGGCTTTTCCATCGGCTTTCTGCTCGCGGCCGGCGCGGTCTTTGCAATCCTCAGCCTTCTGACAGCGGGCAGCGGGGTGAGGCCGCGCCACGAACTGAAGCCGATCCGCACGGCCGACCGTTTCGTCATCGCCGGCGCGCTGCTGGCGGTGTTCGTCATCCACGGTTATGGAGTGCTCTGGGCGTCGGCACGGCTGATCTGA
- the lipB gene encoding lipoyl(octanoyl) transferase LipB, with translation MPERSQIATSFLPLPGSAPVEWAIEPGLTAYPEALAFMEARAEAIRSGAAGEMVWLVEHPPLYTAGTSARSEDLIDANRFPVFSAGRGGEYTYHGPGQRVAYVMLDLKRRREDVRAFVAALEQWIIGTLAAFNVNGERREDRVGVWVVRPDRPALPDGSAAEDKIAAIGIRLRRWVSFHGIAINVEPDLGHFSGIVPCGVQDHGVTSLVDLGLPVTMADLDLALKSAFEDVFGPATALPLETAREAG, from the coding sequence ATGCCAGAACGCAGCCAGATCGCCACGTCGTTCCTGCCTTTGCCCGGTTCGGCGCCCGTCGAATGGGCGATCGAGCCCGGCCTCACCGCCTATCCCGAGGCGCTTGCCTTCATGGAGGCGCGCGCCGAAGCGATCCGCAGCGGGGCCGCCGGCGAGATGGTCTGGCTGGTCGAGCATCCGCCGCTCTATACCGCCGGCACCAGTGCGCGCAGCGAGGACCTGATCGACGCCAACCGGTTCCCGGTGTTTTCGGCCGGCCGCGGCGGCGAATACACCTATCATGGGCCGGGCCAGCGCGTCGCCTACGTCATGCTCGACCTGAAACGCCGCCGCGAGGATGTGCGCGCCTTCGTCGCCGCCCTCGAACAGTGGATCATCGGCACGCTCGCCGCCTTCAACGTCAATGGCGAGCGCCGTGAGGATCGCGTCGGCGTCTGGGTGGTGCGGCCCGATCGCCCTGCCCTGCCGGACGGCTCTGCCGCGGAGGACAAGATCGCGGCAATAGGTATTCGGCTCAGGCGCTGGGTGAGTTTTCACGGCATCGCCATCAATGTCGAGCCGGACCTCGGCCATTTCAGTGGTATCGTGCCGTGCGGCGTGCAGGACCACGGCGTCACCAGCCTTGTCGATCTCGGGCTGCCGGTGACGATGGCCGATCTCGATCTGGCGCTGAAATCAGCGTTCGAGGATGTCTTCGGCCCGGCTACGGCCTTGCCCTTGGAAACAGCCCGCGAGGCCGGCTGA